The genomic DNA TGCTATCAGTCCGCTTACATGCGGCCGCGTTAGCGACTCAGTTGTTGTCGCCCATGAACATGTCCCCTAGGCCGCCCAACAGAGAGCCTTCGCCCTTGTTGGTGCTGCCAACGCCGGGAGCACACGCGATCACGCGGCCCGCCAATCGCGAGAAGGGCAACGACTGCATCCAGACTGGCCCGGGACCGGTTAACGTCGCCAGGAACAGCCCCTCACCACCGAAGATCGTGTTCTTGATGCCGCCAACCATCTGGACGTCGTAGCGAACGCTGGGGCCAAGTCCCATCAGGCAACCGGTATCCATCCGCAATTGTTCGTTGGGCTTCAGGACGCGGTGGAGCATCGTGCCGCCGGCGTGAGCAATCGCGATCCCGTCGCCACGCAAGCGTTGCATGATGAAGCCCTCGCCGCCGAACAGCCCGACGCCAATCTTCTTCTGAAACGCGATGTCGACTTTGATCCCCTTGGCTCCGCACAGGAACGCATCCTTTTGCAAGATGATCTCACCTCCCAATTCATCCAAATGCAGCGGTAGCATCCGGCCGGGATAAGGCGAACCGAACGCGACCTTCGCACGGCCAGCCCCCTGGTGAGTGAAGGTCGTCATGAACAGCGACTCGCCCGTCAACGCCCGCTTCCCGGCGCTCATCGCTTTCGCCCAGAAACCGCCACCCGATTGTGACGGATCGCCAAAGACGGTTTGCATTTCGATCCCCTGATCCATATACATCATCGCGCCGGCTTCCGCGATCACCGTCTCCCCAGGGTCGAGTGTGATCTCGACGTACTGCGATTCGGTGCCAAAGATTTCGTAGTCGATCTCGTCGGCGTAGACCGGGCTGCTGGTTCCCGCATAAGAAGTCGACGTGTGCGCCCCGCCTGGCATCCCCGACGCGCTGCCACCTTGTTGCGATGGCAGCGGCGGAACCGAGAGCGATCCTGTCGCGGGGGGCTGCGTTTCAAACGGGACGTCGATGATCTCGGCGCTGATCAAATCTTCATCTTCGGGAATCGCAAACGACCCGCCGCAGGCTTTGCATCGGATGGTGCGGCCGGCGAGGTTCGCTGGTGCGGTGTATTGTTTGCCACATTGCGGGCAGCTAACGTTCAGGTTGCTCATTGGTGGGCTCCTTGCACTGAGGAAAACGGGGAAAGCGAAAGTCGCAACGCAGGATATCGTCACATTTTCGTCGCGATGGTATGATCTGTCCGCAGTTTACAACGCGCCAAGCGGTCGGACAGCCGGCCTGGCTCAGGTCATCTAAAAGCACTCGGAAAACAGGAACGTCTCTCGTGCGCATCGTATTGTGTTACCCCGTCGAACCGCATCATATCGCACAGATTCAAGCCGCTGCTCCCGATTTCGAAGTCGTCGACGCCGGGCAGGAACGGATCGATGAACTGCTGCCGACCGCCGACATCTTCATCGGACACGCGAAAGTCCCAGTCGATTGGGATCGCGTGCTGAAGGCGAATCGATTGCGTTGGATTCAGTCGTCGGCGGCGGGGCTGGATCATTGCTTGGTGCCGGGAGTGATCGATGCCGAGATCGTGGTCAGTAGCGCAAGCGGTTTGTTCGCGCCGCAAGTTGCCGAACAGACGATGACTCTGCTGTTGGATCTGATCCGCAGCCAAGGTCGTTTCAACCGAGCCAATTCGCGTCACGAGTTCATTCGTCTGCCGACCGACGATCTTCGTCAGAAAAAGGTCGGAATTGTCGGGCTCGGGGGAAATGGGCGGCGGATAGCCAAGGTCTTGAAGCCGTTTGATGTTTCAATCGTCGCGACCGATTACTTCTCGTTCGATCCGCCGCCGGAAGTCGATCGCTTGTTGCCAGCCGATGCGGTCGACGAGATGCTGGCCGAAGTCGACATCGCGATCTTGGCGCTGCCACTAAACGCGCAGACCCGCGGGATGTTCGACGCCGATCGATTCGCCAAGATGCGTCCGGGCAGCTACTTTATCAACGTCGCCCGCGGCCAAGTTGTCGTCGAATCCGCGCTGGTCGATGCCTTGGACAGTGGGCACCTGCGCGGTGCAGGAGTCGACGTGACGGAAGTCGAACCGCTGCCGGACGAGAGCCCACTGTGGGATCGCGAGAATGTGATCATCACACCACACGTCGGCGCTCAGAGCCGTTGGCGCGTCGACGACACTACCGTGATGGTTTGCGAGAACCTACGCCGCTTCCAAGCCGGCGAGTCGCTCTACAACACCGTCGACAAACAGCTCGGTTTCCCCAGCCCCGAAGTCGTCTGGCACGGATAAACAGCACCACGATCGTTTAACCGCGGCGGCAACGCCCCGCGCGTCCATCGCCGTTCCAACGCCGTTCCAACGCCGTTCCAACGCCGTTCCAACGCCGTTCCAACGCGCGGCCCGCTGGGCACGCGGTTAAACGAAGCGGCGTACCGGCGCAATCGTTTAGCCGCGGCGGCAACGCCCCGCGTGCTGGAGTCGAGGCTTCAGCCGACTGCGGCAAAGATTCGTTCGAGTGCCCGGTACAACAAGGATCGATCGGCTGAAGCCTCGACTCCAGCGTTTGGTGCGACCCTCTTGCGATTTATATCACAAGCAAACCTCGTCAAACACGCTCTTTTTTGTTTGACCAGCCCTCTGCGACTTCGCTACGTTCGTGGTTGGGGTTTCTTTTCTTCGCAGAGGAGTTTGACGCTATGTTTCTCGTGCCCAAAACGACTAGTGCCGCAGATGTGATGCAAACTCGGCTGACCACCGTTGGCCCCGCGGTTCACTTTTCCGATGCCGTCGCGATGTTGGTTCGCCGTGCTGTGTCGGGACTTCCCATCGTTGAAGCCGACGGAACCTATTTAGGCATGTTCTCGGAGAAGTGTTGTCTGCGAATCGTTCAAGACTGTCCTGCGCTGCGCGATACAGAGGGAACGCCGCCGTTGCTCGCCAGCGATGCGATGGCGACTCGTTTGCTGTTGCTACACGAAGAGGATGACGTCTTCGATGGCATCGAACAATTGTTATCGCACCGCGTCTCGGGAGCTCCCGTATTGAACCGCAACGAACAGTTTGTCGGAATCTTCTCGGAAAAGACGAGCGTTAGCGTGCTGATTCAGTCGGTCTTCGAAAACTTGCCTTCGACGCAGATCGGTCCGTTTGTCAATCGCGACCGCGGTCGGATCGTT from Rosistilla oblonga includes the following:
- a CDS encoding CBS domain-containing protein gives rise to the protein MFLVPKTTSAADVMQTRLTTVGPAVHFSDAVAMLVRRAVSGLPIVEADGTYLGMFSEKCCLRIVQDCPALRDTEGTPPLLASDAMATRLLLLHEEDDVFDGIEQLLSHRVSGAPVLNRNEQFVGIFSEKTSVSVLIQSVFENLPSTQIGPFVNRDRGRIVEETTPLSKIVETFVKTDFRRLPVLRGGHVVGQVSRRDVIKHPKINRWIGHLSDHPHPNRARDVDYNVLAFADTTANTIGPDLDLLSILGLFLSTPYRRLPVLENGRLVGQISRRDVLQKVIDETKQVPAEPHGTSLYLSALGGEFPSFG
- a CDS encoding TIGR00266 family protein, which produces MSNLNVSCPQCGKQYTAPANLAGRTIRCKACGGSFAIPEDEDLISAEIIDVPFETQPPATGSLSVPPLPSQQGGSASGMPGGAHTSTSYAGTSSPVYADEIDYEIFGTESQYVEITLDPGETVIAEAGAMMYMDQGIEMQTVFGDPSQSGGGFWAKAMSAGKRALTGESLFMTTFTHQGAGRAKVAFGSPYPGRMLPLHLDELGGEIILQKDAFLCGAKGIKVDIAFQKKIGVGLFGGEGFIMQRLRGDGIAIAHAGGTMLHRVLKPNEQLRMDTGCLMGLGPSVRYDVQMVGGIKNTIFGGEGLFLATLTGPGPVWMQSLPFSRLAGRVIACAPGVGSTNKGEGSLLGGLGDMFMGDNN
- a CDS encoding D-2-hydroxyacid dehydrogenase encodes the protein MRIVLCYPVEPHHIAQIQAAAPDFEVVDAGQERIDELLPTADIFIGHAKVPVDWDRVLKANRLRWIQSSAAGLDHCLVPGVIDAEIVVSSASGLFAPQVAEQTMTLLLDLIRSQGRFNRANSRHEFIRLPTDDLRQKKVGIVGLGGNGRRIAKVLKPFDVSIVATDYFSFDPPPEVDRLLPADAVDEMLAEVDIAILALPLNAQTRGMFDADRFAKMRPGSYFINVARGQVVVESALVDALDSGHLRGAGVDVTEVEPLPDESPLWDRENVIITPHVGAQSRWRVDDTTVMVCENLRRFQAGESLYNTVDKQLGFPSPEVVWHG